The genomic stretch ATGGAACAAGCGGACCTATGCAAATACATTCTTTAGGCGGTCGCCGCATGATGTCGGGTGGCCTTTTACCTTCCCTGTTGTCGGCCTCGGGTCGTGCAGGATCTGCGAAAAGCCTTCTGATTGTATACGCGCGTGGGAGTGTGAGGCGCAGCCGTCGGGGCCATATTGCTTCTTTGTGGATGATAAACTACAGAATCGCCTGGCGTGTTATTTTGGGACTTCCTGGCCTCTCGGTGGGGACTTTCAGTGGTTGCCAACAGCCTGCGTGTGTATTGTGTACGTTTTTTATACGGGTTGTAGAGTCAAAAAGAGTTCAATTTCGCTTGACTAGCGCGAGAGTGAACTTCTGGTGGTCTCAGGGGCCCGTTTGGCGCAGAGTGGCACGAAGAGTCTTCCGGGTGTCTGGAGCGCCGATATAGCTGGCTGGCCATAGTTCGTAGTTTCCCTTGCTGGAAATACTGAGCTACTAGCTCCGATGAAGTATGACACGTCTTGGCACCGCAGGGTCAGCTGCTGTCAAGACCGGAAGCTACACTGAGAGCACTCTACATGCTTACCGACTAGCAAGCTGCCTGAATGCCCTGTGTCACAGTTTAAACATTTCCAGGCATTCACTTGGTTAGTGTCAGCCCTCTTTTCGGTGCACAAGCAAGTACAGGCACGTTTCTGTGTATAGGCGTCAAACTGAATCCACCGATGAATAGTTGTTCACCAGAAGCCAGTCAGAACCGAGCAGCCCccggcgcgccaggcggTGAATTGAGTAGGCCGAGCAACCAACTCCGAACAACAGATTCTTTCTAAAATCaagcgaaggcctcgccAGGAGGTAAGGACGCCTTTATGAAGAAAAGAGGAGCCGCTAGCGCGGAGATTGTCATGAAATAGTAGCAGCCGACCGCACGGGTTGTCAGGTAGTCATTCATCGACCGTTTATTGTAACACTGTGCcagggggaggcgggcgaaCCTTTGCACCCGCTACACTCGTGCATTAACAGCATCCCAAATGCATAATAAGGAAGTACGCAGGCTCTCAGCGGAATTTCGTATGcccgctgcgcagaggagacgctctGGTTCCACGTTTCCGTCCACGGTAACATCGCAAAGTTCGGGCTCGGTTCGAGAACCACCTGGTTTCTTGGGGCAGCACGATTCGAACCGACTTGATGGCTTTCGCAAACACAATTACTACAGTCTGCCATTCAACAACAGCTTTACATGATTTTTGTTTCTCGTACCGCCAGAAATCCACGGTCCTTGTCAGACTCATGATGGTACACGGTAGTGGCTTCTTGGATACCGCTACTGCCGGAAAACTTACTCGCAGTTTCCTGTGCACTGCCAGAATTTCTAGTTTTGTCAGATGCAGTGGGAATATCGTCTTTCTTCCAGGAAagtgcgtcgccgtctgaatccgagaggcgcctgccgaTTCCGAGTGCAGTGGACTGTTCAATCACGCCGCGGTGTTTTGGAAAACGATCATTATCTAGACCGCGCAGCGTAGCCATATTGTGAACAAGAGTATCCGCAAGACCGGAAACGAGTGGAGATTCTTTGCCAGTCTGTTCGGCTGCCCCGTATGCACGGCCTGAATTCAGAGGTGAAGGCATGCCAGCACGGCTCCCTTTGGCCTTGCGGGGGTTGGCAGGGTCAAGGATGACGCGgccgctcgcttcttcgtttcttcctGCGCTTGCCCCTGACAACGGTGGCAGATACCCTGCATCCGAAGAAGCTGTGCTCAAAAGCTGTGAGAGAAGGATATGCTTCGCTGTTGACAAGGGGCGAGGCAAGACAcctcccccccacccctCGGCTGTCGCTCGGCCACCGCCTCCGTTCGTTCGCTCTACTTGTTCACCTCCTGTCACTAACCACACGTACGAGCTGCAAAATTGGATATATAAGAAGACGCGATGGCACACAGTCCATCCGGCAATAAGCGTAATGTATGCACGGGAGATGCTGTTCTGGTTTTCTTTTGACTGAACGTTCCTGCGTGCGCCTTCCCGGGGGGCTAATTCCCTCTGTATCTCCTATGCTGGGCAACTACGCACTTGGTTTAGAGCTCACAGCACGTGAAGCAAGGGACTCACGCCCGGAAATGAGACGGCTTGTGATAATCTCAAGGAGAGAAGGGCAAACCGGCACTATTATCGAAGAACCGTCGAGCCGCGCGATACAGGCATGCTGCTTTTCAGCGTAACCAGAAGAACTGTTTCGCAAGGCGTTCATCGAggagctctgcggcggcatGCACTGTAGAGACCACGGAACACTAAATCCGAACATGGGGCACGGTTGGTGCTGACGCAAGGGAAACGCCTCGCTACGATAAGAGAGGTTCCGAGCAGGATGGACCGTCTACACGCACTGCACGGCCATACGCGGCGAAAAGCGTGCCGGTGTTCCTACTAAcaaacgcgcgcgcggcgttcgTACCCGTTTCTGGGGTGATAGACGATCTCTATTTCTGTAGAAGCAGAAGCAGGTGATGCATATGCCGccgagccgccgccaggcggcaGGGGGTACACGGACTCCGGCTGGGAAGCAGCTTGGAGTAGGGTCAGCTTCTTTTGAATCTGCGTGTACATGGATGGCAGAAAGGTAAGGGTATGTGCCAAAGGCGCATTATTCACACCTCACAACAAGTGGCTCTATACATGGAGCATACACACGAGTTCCCTGATACTCGGGATCGACATGGAGTGGACTTGCCTCTCAGCTTCACAAACGCCATCCCAACGGACTGGGGCAACACATATGATACCGAGCACTCGCACACATGCAACGTCGTGCATTGATGCGGCACGAGTGCTACCGCAACTGAAACACGTTCTAACGTCGGTGAGCACCCACGCACGGGGTAGCAGCCCTATGCGGGTCACTGCAGCGCTTTATGGAAGGCCACGTTTTGGTTCGACAAGAATGTACATATAGGATAATCAAAGCTGTGACTAAACCTCTGAATGTAACGGCATACGCTGTTACGCTAGCAATGCAATCCCTTGCCGATTTCAGCTGAatcatgtccttgtcgttcaTTCTATGAATACACGCCCAAGGAAGCTTGTCAAAACGTGCCATTCGCTGGCATCACCTGTTCCTGCATCCATCCAGAGGGATTCTCTGGAGGAACATGTGGAACGTAGTTCTTCCAGTAGGCCTGATCGCGGAGCCCCCCGCCGACGGCTACGCTCGCCTCGGTTTCTCGAAGAAGCGTCACCGACACAATTGCCAGGCCTGTGGCTCAACAAGAATTACACATGTGAGTAGAGTATGGTAACCGGTGGTTCGTCGGAAGTGCGAGAGCGCATAACAAAGACGTCTTTTGCTGCTTTGACTAACAAGCTTCGACGCAAAAAGGACCACCTCTGTGTACTGAATAAGTGTGTAGCTCTCGTTCTTACTAATTCGTCGGCCGCTCTCATTGACCCACAAACCTTTAGAGCATACTGGTGGGAAGGCGCGGTGGACAGGAGGAATGCCAGCAAAGAAATCATCCGGTCACAACGGGCTCATTCCCCTGCGGATGGATGGGGATTGAAGCCCTTGGGCTCCACTGGGCGTCAGGCCGAAGCCTTGAGCAAACGGTCTGCAGAACTCGCAGGACCGAAGCCGGTGAAAGCACACAGTCAAGAGATCGGATGCTTGGTTGCGCCCGTGCAACCATCGTTTTTGACCACCACACAGTAATCGCTTGGTTCGCAGTCTGTTATTTCTTACATAGAGCCCGGCGGGCGGTCGCTGTGACAGCCATATCAAAACGAAGGCGCCCTTGGAACGTTTCACAACTTGTGAAGCGAGAAAGATGGCCTTTGCCGCTTCGTCTCCAACCCTTGGCGTGACATGGAAAACTTGCCGCGCGTTATATGCCAACGGGAACAATAGAAAGACCCTTGCGGGTGCCGCGCAGCTTTATAGATGATACAGTGATATGCGAGGGGCGAGCTCATACGAACCAGCAGACAGAGGATGGCACTtccggaggcagacgccatTTAACCGTAGATCACTCTTTAAAGAAACCCCTATTCTACGCAGACTCGAAAGAATTTTGCTGATTAGTTCAAGCTTGTAGCGTAGAAAACGCTGGTGCGATATTCTTGGTCTGTGCCTTGCCTATTGGGAAGTTTCGCAGCACAAAAAAGTTCGGCAGGCATTCAAACCATCTCGCCAGCACCATGGTCTCCAAGCCATTTGTTGAGGGACTGGTTCTGTTCCGTGTATATTCATTCCCTCAATAGTGGCATCCGTTGCTGTGTGCGCCGTATTGTGGTAGACATTATCAGGTACTGAATTTCACAATCTCGAAAGGCGGTGTTTGAATGCAGTGGCGATATAATGATATTGCGCGCCGAGACAAACACCGGAAACTTGACAGGTGCACATCGCGCTAGGTGGGTACCCAGTGGCGACATATGTGCGATAAACCACGCCAAAAGCATGAGCCGAAAACGCTCGTAACCGGCCTACCATGCCTGTCCTCTCGGGAATCAAATGTCGTTTGCTGCGTGCTTCCTTCTGCGGGAAGGAACCACTTCGAGTATTCCTGCATGTGCAAACGCTGCGGTTTTTTGCCAATCCAACAGGACAAACGACTTGGACCACGACTAGTGTACAGTTGAATACATGTCTACGTTCATAAACTGGCAAAATTCGACACAGATACGAACGAGAGACAGGCCTGCAATGACCATGACCATCTCAGAGCAGTTCCTCGGGTACAACGCTGAAATAGGACAAAACTGCTGGGCTCGGGCTCTATCAGCCACGGCTCGATCCACCACCCAATTCACAACGTCCTTTGCGCCATACATATATCCCACTCAGAAATGCGACGGAGCGGGAAATAAAATAcggaagaagctgcaggcgTGCTGCATCATCTCGGCTGCTGCGTACAACTCAGCAGATTGTGCAGGTTCGTTTACGGCCTCACCCGTTGTAGCAACTACCTCCTTTATGCTTTAGACTAAGTCCATTTCAACCCGCGGGTTGTCCAACAACCTCGGTAACACGGACGGTTCCTGATGCTTTCGGGCGCCGCCGTAGTCTGACAAGGAGTAGGATTGCATCCTCTGCTGTTCTTTATTCCCCCGGTGGTGCTGCATGCCAAACTCGGCTTTTGACATAACGCGAAGAGCGTCGAGTATCACGAAGGCGCGTgttgcgcgcggcggggagggTAGTACTCTGTGCTACACCGAAAACTCTGTCCCGTGTCCATTACGCCGGGACACCATTTTcccggcgacgccggagtCCAACCGGAGCACTCTCTGTATACGCGGACTGGAAGACATTTGGACGCTTGACTGACCTACGACTGTGTCAAGAGTACGCGAGCGTACAAGTAGAGCCAGGTTCTTGCTCAGACACGCCTTCTACCGAAGAACTGCGACCCGGCATCGCAACTTTTTCTAATCTCAACCGCGGGTGTCGTCCAGCCGTGTGCATGCAATCTCCACAAAAGAAACGCTACGTTACTAAAGGCATCTGCCGAGCCACACACCGAAATTTATCTGGGTATAACTCTAATGCATCAGTGATACACAAATTTTCCGTGAAGTCAATATAGGGTGTCTTCGTAATTTATCGCTGGCTCCAGAAGGCAAGTGGTTCCTGCATGCAAACACCGCTGAGGCAAATATTTCCCCAGGTGACGTCGCACGGGACCCTGCCTTAAAAGCAGGAGACTCCTTGTGCACACGATCTCCCTTGTTGAATAACATGTGCGGAGACAGTTAAAGCTTATGGGCTGAGAATGGTGGCGCTATACATGTCCCTTTTCTCTGAGTGCTGCCCCGGCGTTTAGTAGTGGTCGGGGAGCGGCAAGGCAGGGCTGAAGCCCTGGTCTTCTACCGGATTTCGAGGAAAGAATGCGTCGTCTCCAGGACGACGCGTTCTTTCCTCTGAGCATCCTTGTGCCGCATATCAAGGCGGGACCAAACAGCGAGCAAGAACAGAGGAGCGAGCGGGCGGAATACCTTGACCTCGTCTGGATTTAGGTCACCTTCATTTTTGAGAATCAGGACACGatttttctctgcttcgcgccccTGAAGAAGTATTTGCAACCCGTTTTCCTTCCCTTTTACTCCATCATGGGACTCCACAGACAAGCACTCGTAGGCCAAGGAGGATGGCACAACTCGCTCCGGAgctcctctctgccgctTACTCGTCCATTGCGGCTGAATCCGGTCCGGACGCAACCCAAGCCTGCCGAGCGCTCGCCGAGTACCATTGTGCTTCTCGCCTCTttgtgcgcatgcgctgtcGATCACAAAGCCTCCAACTGCCAACTATGTGGCAAGCCACCGTTATTCTGGCCTGCAGCCCTTTCCTCTTTCTTACTCCGtccgtcggcgtcgcgtgcTGCGAGGACACGGACGCTATTCCTGACACCCCCGAAGACGAATCAACTGCGCGCTGTGCAGAGTTTCATGAACCTGAGTTCAGCTGTAAGAACGTCCACTCCTAGGCGCAGGGCTCTGCCGCACACGAATTCCCCAAACGAACTGAGATGCCGTTTCCCCAACACTGAGTGGCATCCCTCCAGCAGCCGTCGGTTTATGTCTTCGTCCACAGCATTGGAAAGCCACAAAGTCCGCGAGGCCTCTGAGCGATCGGCTATAGCAGCGAATCGTGAACGACCGGGTCACATTCCGCCGTCTGTGTGGGACAAACTGGACCGCCATCTGCACCGGCGGGCTGACAACCCCATCGGCATTCTCAAGAGCCGCATTGAATCATTTTTTTTGAGCGAAAACAAAGCTCTGTTGCGGGAGACGATTGCGCAGGGAGGCACCAGTGATTCTCTGCTTTTCCCTGAGGGCCTCTGGCAGGAAGCCAGCACTCGCTTTCAAGAGGTACAGGATCCACTGCATTGGCTACAAAGAGGAGCCGACGGCTCTTCTGGATGCACGGCCTCCGCCACGACCCTATGCCCACTTGCGCAGCGCCCATCAGACGCCCCCGTCGATGCTGCACGGACTGAAGCAACAGCAGGCCATGAAATCTCAGGTTTCTCGGCACTGTCGCCATTTCAACTGTTCGATGATTTTTCGCCCTTTGTCACATGTAGGCAAAACTTTGATTCTCTACTGGTTCCGATGGATCATGTGAGTCGGCTGCCGTCAGACACGTACTATGTCGACGACATTCGACTTGCCTCGGGGGAGACGATCAACAACAcctcctcttcatctgtCGACGGCTACGACCCCGACCGTGTCCTCCTTCGGACTCACTGCACGGCGCACCAGAAAGAGCTTATAGACGCCGGTGTCGAAGCAGCTGTATGGACGGCCGAGGTAATTCGCCGGGACGAAATCGATCGTCTGCACTATCCAGTCTTTCACCAGACGGACGGCTTCCGTGTCTTTTCAAAACCACAGATGAAACGTCTTGAGGCAGAGCACCAGCTACTCTTGAAGGTGGTTGCCAATGTTCGTGGCAACGGCGGAGGGGATAACACAGCCCAAAGCCCTCCCACACACAAGAAGCCAGGAGGTGCTACGGCGAAAGATAAGCTGGAACGCTGGATACTACAGTCACCATGCCTCTTTCCTTCTAATCCTTTCCTGAAGAACCCGTTAATGATTCATCTTCAACTAACATTGGAAAAGCTTCTTAGACATCTCCTCGGTTCTGACGTACGTTTGAAATGGGACTACGAGACATCCTTCCCATTCACGTCACCCTCTGTAGAGCTGTACGTTGCTAGAGATCCTGCTGGTTCAGTACAGGCTGCCGGACAGGCGGAAAAGGCAACTGAACAGGATACAGAGGACGACTGGATGGAGGTCTTAGGTGCCGGCGAAATCCGCTCTGAAATCTTACGAGGCGTACCACTGCCGCCGTCATCTAAGTCAGAAAACGATGACCGCAGTGTGACCGCGGACAATGCTGGCGAATCGTCAGAAGCTGTCGCCGCACGCCCTACAATCCGGGGTTGGGCTTTCGGTTTGGGTCTGGAACGGTTGTGCATGCATCTGTTTGGAATTGAGGATATTCGCCTCTTCTGGTCAGAGGACGAGAGATTTTCCGAGCAGTTTGCCGATGGCCAAGTCCGCCGGTTTGTCCCTTTCAGTATCATGCCTCCGGTGTACAAAGATATTTCCTTCTGGGTGAACGAGGCAATACAGACAGGTTGGGCAGACTGCAGCAAGGCCGGACTTCCTGCCAGCGAAGCATGCGGGTTACGGCCAGCCAGGTTGTCTCTGTCAGCGGCTCAGGGTCAAACCAATACAGGCACCTCCGACACCAATTCTGCGCGTGAACCGGGGCAACCACCGCGGCACAGAGAGAAGTTCACCGAATTGAGCTTCTACGAGCTGTGCCGCGAATCAGGAGGAGATCTGGTCGAATCAGTCAAACTCGTGGATAGTTTCGTCCATCCCAAAACAGGACGTAAAAGCCTCTGCTACCGGCTGACCTACAGGGCAATAGATCGAACTCTAACCCATGAAGAAGTCAACGCCATCCAAGAGGCAGTCTACAATAGGACCGGCGAGGCTTTTGATGTGGACTTGCGGTAGCAACAGAAAATGACTGATGGATGTGCCTCGGTACGGCCCATAGGGTCTGTACATCGAGTACAGATCCCACGATCGGTGGTGGCAGTCAGGGCACTCTTGTGCGAGACGGGGTTTTCGAGGATGGTTCCTCTGGAGGCCGCCTGATGAGGCTTATGGGATTCCCGTGACCCATAAAAACAGTACGTGGCATCTGCCTACAAAGACGTCCTAGGCccgtatatatgtattcgAGACTAAAAGCCGTGTTCAGACAAGGGAGGGGGAGCTAAGAGAGGAAACAGGCCATTCGGCTCCACGTAACTGCTCACACGATGATGCGCTTTCACAGTGTATACACTTGAAAGGGTATCTGCCCGAGAGAAACTACGGTGCATGGATACAGCCAACCGGCTAAACAGCCACCTGCTGGTCGCCTCTACCTTAATTAGGGAATGACTTTGGTTCTCGCTCAAATTAGCGCATGAGGATGAAGGCGACAGCCATGCATACCGTCTCCATGATTCGCTGTCATCAGAGGTCAGTATCTAAATATTTCCAGTATCTGCTTTCTGTATGTGCACAGACAGCGTCGGCCACGTGCCCAGTACACAGAGAAGACTCTAGGAGTATCATTCagcgtgcgtgtgtgccgACCACGCAAGCACGCCAACTCAGTGCCTTAGACTTGAAAGAAGCGTTGCAGCTTGCACAACAGTGCCTCAGTTACATACACACTCACATGTCACCTGCATGAGTACCGTGGGTACCTAGAGGCGTCCACCAAGTAGCTGCACCTCATGGGGTGGCCGCGCAGTCATATACCCACGTGTGCAGATGCATATGCAGGCCCATTCAAACAGGCTACAGGCTGACACACTTAGCACGCGATGCAACCTCGAACCGTTACAAGCTCACTGCGCTCGCACGATAATCACAACAGCAATCCAGTTGAATCCGCTACCGGGACTCGCCTTGCGTCTTTGCGACGTACGCGCGGGGGTGTGCGTACACTCAGATATGAGCTGGATGCTCCTGTAGGCCGCGCCCGTGGGGTCAGAAGTGGTTGGAAGCGCCTACTCGTTTCCTTCCCCACGAGATCCTTATCCCCATCGAAGATTACGACCAGCCCACAGTCAGGACATAGCTCCCAGATTCTAAGCTTCACTGCGACCCGCACCTGTGGCAACGTAGGCCTCCCCGTCTTTTCGTCAGACCAAACACCACGGAGCATACAAAGGAGTTCTCCCCCCACTCGTTCACATCGTACATGACAGAGATATGGAAGCGAAGAAATCGACGAGTCAACTTCCCTCCGCACTGCGCTGACAGCGCCGCATTTGAACTACAAGATGAAGGCGAGACATGAAACGGGCTAGACACGTCCGTGCAAGGAGAATTCTCTCATAGTTGAGctcccttcttccgcgcggaCAGCCTCCGACACTCTGCACAACATGCTACAAGACTGCAGGGAAAAGACACCGTCCAGTTGGTCGTGCACGCTATGTCGCTCGACAATACCAACCCAGTTAAATACAGGGAACACACGGGGTCACCTGGACCGGCACGCGCTAACATTTTTTTAGCAGAGGAGGAACTAACCACTGCGACGTGCCGGCGTCAGAGCACCACGTACAGTGCAGCGACTCACGACAGGAGGCGAGTGCCGCTGCTACTTCTTGATCACCAGGTGTCTTGCCGACGCCAAACGATACGCCTCTTTACGAGCTTGCCGTGCCCAGCAACGACCGGAACGTTTTCGGCACGCCCCTCACGAATGAGCAGAGGACATTGACATGAAGAAAACTAAAACAATTGCCCGTCCAAAGATGGTGGACCGCACCCACCCACGGTCGGCAACTTGCATTTTGCAAAATTTCGAAGGGCTCGGCGGCCCTTTCATCGCGAGTGAAAACCAACACACAAAACAACGCCCTTCAGTTGGGTGCCCGCCAAGAGTGCTGAGCTTGTTGCCCCAATAAAATAGCGTGGTCGAATCTCGCAAGCTTATCTCACGCGAAGAAGTATTCGCGCTTTTTTCCTAGGACCCGCAAATGCTGTGCCAGGTCTCAGTCCCCGCTCCTGGCTCACTGGACGGCACCAGAAACCAGCGGAGACCCCTTCAGCAAAATAGGGAAAAACGGTACTCCGCGGGACAACAGCTCTTTAGTGACAGCAAAACGAACTCAAAAATAAGCCGTTTC from Besnoitia besnoiti strain Bb-Ger1 chromosome X, whole genome shotgun sequence encodes the following:
- a CDS encoding Ferredoxin-fold anticodon binding domain-containing protein (encoded by transcript BESB_016120) produces the protein MGLHRQALVGQGGWHNSLRSSSLPLTRPLRLNPVRTQPKPAERSPSTIVLLASLCACAVDHKASNCQLCGKPPLFWPAALSSFLLRPSASRAARTRTLFLTPPKTNQLRAVQSFMNLSSAVRTSTPRRRALPHTNSPNELRCRFPNTEWHPSSSRRFMSSSTALESHKVREASERSAIAANRERPGHIPPSVWDKLDRHLHRRADNPIGILKSRIESFFLSENKALLRETIAQGGTSDSLLFPEGLWQEASTRFQEVQDPLHWLQRGADGSSGCTASATTLCPLAQRPSDAPVDAARTEATAGHEISGFSALSPFQLFDDFSPFVTCRQNFDSLLVPMDHVSRLPSDTYYVDDIRLASGETINNTSSSSVDGYDPDRVLLRTHCTAHQKELIDAGVEAAVWTAEVIRRDEIDRLHYPVFHQTDGFRVFSKPQMKRLEAEHQLLLKVVANVRGNGGGDNTAQSPPTHKKPGGATAKDKLERWILQSPCLFPSNPFLKNPLMIHLQLTLEKLLRHLLGSDVRLKWDYETSFPFTSPSVELYVARDPAGSVQAAGQAEKATEQDTEDDWMEVLGAGEIRSEILRGVPLPPSSKSENDDRSVTADNAGESSEAVAARPTIRGWAFGLGLERLCMHLFGIEDIRLFWSEDERFSEQFADGQVRRFVPFSIMPPVYKDISFWVNEAIQTGWADCSKAGLPASEACGLRPARLSLSAAQGQTNTGTSDTNSAREPGQPPRHREKFTELSFYELCRESGGDLVESVKLVDSFVHPKTGRKSLCYRLTYRAIDRTLTHEEVNAIQEAVYNRTGEAFDVDLR